Proteins encoded by one window of Musa acuminata AAA Group cultivar baxijiao chromosome BXJ2-9, Cavendish_Baxijiao_AAA, whole genome shotgun sequence:
- the LOC135582805 gene encoding glycosyltransferase BC10-like — MKVLCRNMEQDREQTMISSSPFVISFLLLVSVPVLFVLAPRVLPPKTLPSIPNRDEMDDLALFRRATLASAGGGGGLRRRAAAPPKIAFMFLTNSDLSFAPLWERFFRGHERLFNVYVHADPSARLLLPPTPSFLGRFIPAKATQRASPTLISAARRLLAAALLDDPTNAFFALLSQHCVPLHSFRFTYHAVLANSDVPLATNGDGVLRRRHRSFIEILSGEPGLWDRYVARGDDVMLPEVTFDQFRVGSQFFILARRHAVMVVRDRRLWKKFKMPCLKSKEDSCYPEEHYFPTLLQMQDPEGCTHYTLTRVNWTDSIGGHPHTYRPPEISGDLIKELRRSNSTYSYLFARKFSPDCLDPLLELVDITIFRD; from the coding sequence ATGAAGGTTTTGTGTCGGAATATGGAGCAGGACCGAGAGCAGACGATGATTTCTTCGTCGCCGTTCGTGATCTCGTTCCTGCTGCTGGTTTCGGTCCCGGTGCTCTTCGTCTTGGCCCCGCGGGTTCTGCCGCCGAAGACGCTACCGAGCATCCCCAACCGCGACGAGATGGATGACCTCGCGCTCTTCCGCCGCGCCACCCTCGCGTCCGCCGGCGGGGGCGGAGGGCTCCGCCGACGCGCGGCGGCGCCGCCCAAGATCGCGTTCATGTTCCTGACCAACTCCGACCTCTCGTTCGCGCCCCTCTGGGAGCGGTTCTTCCGCGGTCATGAGCGACTGTTCAACGTGTACGTCCACGCCGACCCTTCCGCGCGTCTCTTGCTCCCGCCAACGCCCTCCTTCCTCGGGAGATTCATCCCGGCGAAGGCCACGCAGCGAGCGTCGCCGACGCTCATCTCAGCAGCGCGCCGCCTTCTCGCAGCGGCGCTCCTCGACGACCCGACCAACGCCTTCTTCGCCCTTCTCTCCCAGCATTGCGTCCCCCTCCACTCCTTCCGCTTCACCTACCACGCCGTCCTCGCTAATTCTGACGTACCGCTGGCCACCAACGGCGATGGGGTCCTCCGCCGCCGACACCGGAGCTTTATCGAGATCCTCTCCGGCGAACCGGGGCTGTGGGACCGCTATGTCGCTCGTGGCGACGATGTGATGCTCCCGGAAGTGACCTTCGACCAGTTCCGTGTGGGTTCGCAGTTCTTTATCCTCGCCAGGCGGCACGCGGTGATGGTGGTGCGTGACCGACGGTTGTGGAAGAAGTTCAAGATGCCATGCCTCAAGTCCAAAGAAGATTCttgctaccccgaggaacattacTTTCCGACACTCCTCCAGATGCAGGACCCTGAGGGATGCACTCATTATACGCTAACCAGGGTGAACTGGACCGATAGCATAGGCGGCCACCCACACACTTACCGGCCACCGGAGATATCCGGTGATCTAATCAAGGAGTTGAGGAGGTCGAATTCGACATACTCCTACCTCTTTGCACGCAAGTTCTCTCCGGACTGCCTTGATCCCCTGCTCGAGCTTGTGGATATTACTATCTTTCGGGATTGA